The nucleotide sequence AGCCGATAGAGTGCTTTATTTTTTCGATAACCAATATAGACTTCGATCCCTATCAGAAGGAAGAATATGGGGATGACGTACGTGACTATGGGCGGAGGTGTAAAATTCTCGAACATGGCGGAAATAATTTTGCCATCATTTTGACAAATAGTCAAGCAAATGTTGACCCAAAGTCAGAAATTGTTCACGGTTCAATTCTTCCGGCCGAGCCGTGGGGGGAATTCCTGCCGACTGGATGGCTTTGCCCAATGCCTCGCGAAAGAGAACATCTTCAGAAAAAGGAGATTCTCTTAGGCTTACTTGGATTTGTTTTCGTTTCCCCCAAAACAAGGTGCGTAACATCCGTGACCAGAGTTCTACTTCTCTTTCTGTTTCCAGTCGCCATTCCTTCGGCCTTGTTTGGCTTTTCGGTTTCAAAAGGATGAGGGCGGAATGGATTTTGGGAATGGGAAAAAAACAGTTTTTGTGGACGGTTTTCAGATACTTCACATCACAAAAGGCAGAAAGAAACACTGACAGGGAGGAGGTTTCTTTGACAAGTCGTTCGGCGAATTCTTTTTGCACCATAAAAATTCCACCTTGGAAATTACGACAATGCACCACCAGGGTATTGATGATTTCAGTCGTTAGGTGGTAGGGTAAATTTCCAAGTACAAAAACCTTCTCATTATAGATATGGAAAAGATTCTCTAAGGCATCTCCTTCAAAAAGTACTGCCTTGGGAAACTTGGGTAAAATTTCTTCTTTTGTTAATTGGATGTAGGCATTGTCGATTTCAAATAAGTAAGTTTTTTTATCTAAACTGAGGACGGGGTAGGTTAAAGTGCCAAGGCCAATTCCAATTTCAGCAAGGACCGTTGTATTGTCATTTAGCAAATGTTCGGCGGAGCTGACTATGAAATTGACTATGTTTTGGTCGATGAGGAAGTTTTGGCCAAATTTCTTCTGTGCTCGAATGCCTTTGGCTTCAAAGAAGGTTTGGATGTTGGATATGGTTGCGTAAGGGGATTTCAAAAGTTTCCTCAACGAGTATCATTTTCCAGGCAGTCGAAATCCCAAGTAGTTTTTGGTATTGAATCCATTCTTTCGCTTCCTTTTTTTTCCAAGGAGGGAAGTCCAAAAGTAGGATTCCTTTCCAATTTGGGTTGGTTCTGGACTGGTCGGCCTGTTTTGTTTGTTTTAAAAACCGGTCTACCTCCTTTGGATTCCCATCAAATCGAATGATAGAAAATATTGGGTTCATCCGAGCCCCAAGGATTTCTTTTTCTATTGGTTTTATGGGAAGTTGGAATTTAGAAATCCATTCTTGATGTTTTTTATTTCCATACCAATAAACATCCGTTATTTTGTGTTTCTGGGTAAAAGAAAAAATATTGGCCAAACAAGATTCGGATTCGAAAGAAATTTTTTTAGGAGGGGAAATTCCCGGAGTTGGGTCTATCATTCCTTTGGTATAACAATTGCCAAATAAAAACAAATGATCTCCATGTTGAATGGAAAAATTTCCCTTTCGAAATTTGATTTGTAAAAAAGCAATCTTCTGCGCGGGAAAAAAATAGGAAGTAAGGAAAAACGAAATCGGTAGTAGGTAAAGAAGAATTTTTAGAATCGAGTGTTTGGGAAACCAATGTTTGGGATACAGTGTGAAAACTATGGATATGAGGATGGAAACAAAACAGAGACAGGGCTCCGTTGTGGCCCAAGTTTTATACCCCCTCCCCAGGTTTGTTAATTCGTGAAAAAGTCTTAAGAAGATAGACAATTCAAAGGAAGCGGGGACCCAAATCCAAGAAGACAACTCTTCGGAAAGAAAAGCAGGCACCAATGATTGCAAAAGAAAACTCATATACAATGTGGGAAGAAGGATTCCGGCCATAGGAACTAATAAAAAATTGATTCCTATCCCTCCAAAGGAAAAGGAACGAAAGAAATAAACTAAAACGGGAAAAGTGCTAAGAGAACAAGCAAGTGTTAAGTGAAAATTTTCTTTCAATAAAGATTTTGATTTGGGAAGGAGGATTTGGTCTAAACTTGGTTTTAGAAAAAAAATTCCAAATACGGCTCCAAAGGATAATAAAAATCCAATACTTAAAAAATCATAAAACAGAAAAAACGCAATCATGGCGGAAGAGATGGCAAGTAAATCTGCCGATCCAATCTTTCTGAAAAATAAGGATGCAACAAGAGATAAAAAAACAAAGAGATAGGCACGCAAAAAAGAAACAGGGAAATCAAGGGCTGCCAAATACAGGAAACCACCACCTAGTGAAAGTACAATGGATATCCATTTTCTTTTTGGAAAAAAAAGATTTCCAAAAAATTGTAAGGAACCAATAAAAATTCCCAAGTGGAGACCCGAGGCAGCAAATAAATGTAGGATTCCAGATTCTTTGCTTAGGTCTTTGAAACTTCTGGGAATTTCTTTTGTAGACCCCGTAACAAAACCCATCACAATCCTTGATTCAAACTGGCGGAGAGGAGATTGTTTCAGTTGGGTTTCTAAATAGGTCCGAAAGTTCGGATGGATGGAACGAAGGCGAGGACCTGAATGTAGGTTAGCGAACAACAAAAACAAAATAGATGCTAAAAGAAAAAGATAAATCCTTCTATTGGGAATTTGGGGAAGGAGTGGGGGGATTAAGGTGTAAAGAATGAATAGAGTTAGGAAAACTAAAATTAAGAAAGAATGAAACCCGGGAATTTTCATTCCCAGTTTGAGAAGGAATGCTGTCCCACAAATTCCCAAGCAGAACCAACTGAAATCAGCTCTGGGGAGAAGATAGATCTCCAACTTCATACAGAAATAGGTGGGGAATAATGGCTTTTGGTTCTTTAGAAATTAGAAAGGATAAATACCTAAGGTTTTTCTGAGATCTTGGATTTTCTCCTCGGCCACAGCTTTTGCTTTTTCCTTTCCTTCTTTTAGAACTTGGTGTACGTAATCCAAATTCTGTGCCAGTTCCTCTCTTTTTGTGCGGTAAGGTGCAAAGTGGTTTAGAATGGATTCTAAAAGATCTTTTTTTAGATCTCCGTAACCGGCACCCCCTTTTCGGTATTTTTCCATTTGATCGGACTTTTCTTTTGGTG is from Leptospira perdikensis and encodes:
- the rsmA gene encoding 16S rRNA (adenine(1518)-N(6)/adenine(1519)-N(6))-dimethyltransferase RsmA gives rise to the protein MKSPYATISNIQTFFEAKGIRAQKKFGQNFLIDQNIVNFIVSSAEHLLNDNTTVLAEIGIGLGTLTYPVLSLDKKTYLFEIDNAYIQLTKEEILPKFPKAVLFEGDALENLFHIYNEKVFVLGNLPYHLTTEIINTLVVHCRNFQGGIFMVQKEFAERLVKETSSLSVFLSAFCDVKYLKTVHKNCFFPIPKIHSALILLKPKSQTRPKEWRLETEREVELWSRMLRTLFWGKRKQIQVSLRESPFSEDVLFREALGKAIQSAGIPPTARPEELNREQFLTLGQHLLDYLSK
- a CDS encoding ComEC/Rec2 family competence protein, with product MKLEIYLLPRADFSWFCLGICGTAFLLKLGMKIPGFHSFLILVFLTLFILYTLIPPLLPQIPNRRIYLFLLASILFLLFANLHSGPRLRSIHPNFRTYLETQLKQSPLRQFESRIVMGFVTGSTKEIPRSFKDLSKESGILHLFAASGLHLGIFIGSLQFFGNLFFPKRKWISIVLSLGGGFLYLAALDFPVSFLRAYLFVFLSLVASLFFRKIGSADLLAISSAMIAFFLFYDFLSIGFLLSFGAVFGIFFLKPSLDQILLPKSKSLLKENFHLTLACSLSTFPVLVYFFRSFSFGGIGINFLLVPMAGILLPTLYMSFLLQSLVPAFLSEELSSWIWVPASFELSIFLRLFHELTNLGRGYKTWATTEPCLCFVSILISIVFTLYPKHWFPKHSILKILLYLLPISFFLTSYFFPAQKIAFLQIKFRKGNFSIQHGDHLFLFGNCYTKGMIDPTPGISPPKKISFESESCLANIFSFTQKHKITDVYWYGNKKHQEWISKFQLPIKPIEKEILGARMNPIFSIIRFDGNPKEVDRFLKQTKQADQSRTNPNWKGILLLDFPPWKKKEAKEWIQYQKLLGISTAWKMILVEETFEIPLRNHIQHPNLL